From Nonomuraea helvata, a single genomic window includes:
- the recN gene encoding DNA repair protein RecN, which yields MRPRVEEVRIQGLGVIDEAVLELSPGFNVVTGETGAGKTMVVTGLGLLFGGRADPSRIRPGAERASVEGTLVIESGGRVSQQVEDIGGQVEDGELIISRTVSAEGRSRAWLGGRTVPVGTLTYLADDLVAVHGQMDQQRLLQPARQRASLDRYAGNELVKPLRAYSQAYKRHKQVGALLEELTTRARERAQEADMLRFGLEEIEKVDPKPGEDAELRGEEERLSHADALRSAATTAHTALLGDPMEAAGSPHDVISLLGEARAAVEVVRDFDPQLASVADRLAEAGYLISDVATDLAAYAESIEADPARLAAVQERRSVLSGLIRKYAEDSAGVLTWAQQAAARLGELEGDDERIEELTREYEELTARLTELADELTRVRQAAAERFGQAVTEELTALAMPHARVVVQLAQSPEFGPEGRDEVELRMAAHPAAPPLPLNKGASGGELSRVMLAIEVVFAGADPVPTFVFDEVDAGVGGKAAVEIGRRLARLARTAQVIVVTHLPQVAAFADQHLVVEKASDGSVVRSGVVTLDHEGRVRELSRMLAGLEDSELGRAHAEELLGLAAADR from the coding sequence GTGCGACCAAGGGTCGAGGAGGTCCGCATCCAGGGGCTCGGCGTCATCGATGAGGCCGTTCTCGAGCTCTCGCCGGGCTTCAACGTGGTCACCGGCGAGACCGGCGCGGGCAAGACGATGGTCGTGACCGGGCTCGGGCTGCTGTTCGGCGGCCGGGCCGACCCTTCGCGCATCCGCCCGGGAGCCGAGCGGGCGTCCGTCGAGGGCACGCTGGTCATCGAGTCGGGCGGGCGCGTCTCCCAGCAGGTGGAGGACATCGGCGGCCAGGTCGAGGACGGCGAGCTGATCATCTCGCGCACCGTCTCGGCCGAGGGCAGGTCCAGGGCGTGGCTCGGCGGGCGCACAGTGCCCGTCGGCACCCTGACCTACCTGGCCGACGACCTCGTGGCGGTGCACGGGCAGATGGACCAGCAGCGGCTGCTCCAGCCGGCCAGGCAGCGCGCCTCGCTCGACCGCTACGCGGGTAACGAGCTGGTCAAGCCGCTGCGGGCCTACTCTCAGGCGTACAAACGGCACAAGCAGGTCGGCGCGCTGCTCGAGGAGCTGACCACCAGGGCCAGGGAGCGGGCGCAGGAGGCAGACATGCTCCGCTTCGGCCTGGAGGAGATCGAGAAGGTCGACCCCAAGCCGGGCGAGGACGCCGAGCTGCGCGGCGAGGAGGAGCGGCTCTCGCACGCAGACGCCCTGCGCAGCGCCGCCACGACCGCGCACACGGCGCTGCTCGGCGACCCGATGGAGGCGGCGGGGAGCCCTCATGATGTGATCTCCCTGCTCGGCGAGGCGCGGGCGGCCGTGGAGGTCGTGCGCGACTTCGACCCCCAGCTCGCCTCCGTGGCCGACCGGCTGGCCGAGGCCGGCTACCTCATCTCCGACGTGGCCACCGATCTGGCGGCGTACGCGGAGTCGATCGAGGCCGACCCGGCCCGGCTGGCGGCCGTGCAGGAACGCCGGTCCGTGCTGTCCGGGCTGATCCGGAAATATGCGGAGGACAGCGCAGGGGTCCTGACCTGGGCGCAGCAGGCCGCCGCGCGGCTGGGCGAGCTCGAGGGCGACGACGAGCGCATCGAGGAGCTGACCCGCGAGTACGAGGAGCTGACCGCCCGCCTCACCGAGCTGGCCGACGAGCTCACCCGGGTGCGCCAGGCCGCCGCCGAGCGGTTCGGCCAGGCGGTGACCGAGGAGCTGACGGCGCTGGCCATGCCCCACGCCAGAGTCGTCGTCCAGCTCGCCCAGAGCCCGGAGTTCGGGCCAGAGGGCCGCGACGAGGTGGAGCTGCGGATGGCCGCCCACCCCGCCGCGCCGCCCCTCCCGCTCAACAAGGGCGCCTCCGGCGGCGAGCTGAGCCGGGTCATGCTGGCGATCGAGGTGGTGTTCGCCGGTGCCGACCCGGTGCCGACGTTCGTCTTCGACGAGGTCGACGCGGGCGTGGGCGGCAAGGCCGCGGTCGAGATCGGGCGCAGGCTGGCCAGGCTGGCCCGCACCGCGCAGGTCATCGTGGTCACGCACCTGCCGCAGGTCGCCGCGTTCGCCGACCAGCACCTGGTGGTCGAGAAGGCGAGCGACGGCAGCGTCGTGCGCAGCGGCGTGGTCACGCTCGACCACGAGGGCCGCGTACGCGAGCTCTCCCGCATGCTGGCCGGCCTGGAGGACTCCGAGCTGGGCCGCGCGCACGCCGAAGAACTGCTCGGTCTGGCCGCGGCAGACAGGTGA
- a CDS encoding single-stranded DNA-binding protein, translating to MDRNEVLLVGRLSAAVEEQPLPSGDTVTKWRIIVRRRRHRRGAALTDSIPCVTFDPETAAIVRSLKPRDYMEVAGSFRCRVFGPSAAKTWRYEVEVSSAKPYEADLPQPDALPDDPTLSPHGGLAALIPRQVAYLAPAI from the coding sequence GTGGACCGAAACGAAGTCTTGCTGGTGGGCCGGCTCTCGGCGGCAGTCGAGGAGCAGCCCCTGCCCAGCGGCGACACCGTGACGAAGTGGCGCATCATCGTGCGCCGCCGTCGCCACAGACGCGGAGCCGCCCTGACGGACAGCATCCCGTGCGTCACCTTCGACCCGGAGACGGCCGCCATAGTGCGCAGTCTCAAGCCGCGCGATTACATGGAGGTGGCGGGCTCCTTCCGCTGCCGCGTGTTCGGCCCGTCCGCGGCCAAGACCTGGCGATACGAGGTGGAAGTGAGCTCCGCCAAGCCGTACGAGGCCGACCTGCCCCAACCCGACGCCCTCCCCGACGACCCTACCCTCAGCCCTCATGGGGGCCTCGCCGCCCTGATCCCCCGCCAGGTGGCCTACCTGGCACCAGCGATCTGA
- a CDS encoding HAD-IIA family hydrolase, translating into MLIDGYDTLLLDLDGVVYLGSHAVPGAPAALEEAQRRGARLAYVTNNASRTPAAIATHLRELGAPATADDVVTSAQAAARLIAERVSPGSNVLVVGGSGLRLAVRDRGLRPVSTAAESPVAVVQGIAPGLSYGLLSEGALAVRQGAWFVASNGDSTMPTQRGELPGNGAMVRVIAAATGVEPVYAGKPDPPLHRESMIRTGARRPLVVGDRLDTDIEGASNAGVGSLLVLTGVATAVDVLTAAPRHRPTYVGDDLSAVLLPYPEVRDGACGGWQARWQDGVLRLDGDGSRIDGLRAACDAAWTAAGEGRVEEDAVKPVLDRLG; encoded by the coding sequence GTGCTGATCGACGGCTATGACACCCTGCTGCTCGACCTCGACGGCGTGGTCTACCTCGGCAGTCATGCGGTGCCAGGTGCGCCTGCGGCGTTGGAGGAGGCTCAGCGGCGTGGGGCTCGGCTCGCGTACGTCACCAACAACGCCTCCCGTACGCCCGCCGCCATCGCCACCCACCTCCGCGAGCTCGGGGCGCCCGCCACGGCCGATGACGTGGTGACCTCGGCGCAGGCGGCGGCCCGGCTGATCGCGGAAAGGGTGTCACCCGGCTCGAACGTGCTCGTCGTCGGCGGGTCGGGGCTGCGGCTGGCCGTACGGGATCGAGGGTTGCGGCCTGTCTCGACCGCCGCCGAGTCGCCTGTCGCCGTGGTGCAGGGGATCGCCCCCGGCCTGTCGTACGGGCTGCTGTCGGAAGGGGCGCTGGCCGTGCGGCAGGGGGCGTGGTTCGTGGCCTCCAACGGGGACAGCACGATGCCCACCCAGCGGGGGGAGCTGCCGGGGAACGGCGCGATGGTCCGGGTGATCGCCGCTGCCACCGGGGTCGAGCCGGTTTACGCGGGCAAGCCCGATCCGCCGCTGCATCGGGAGTCCATGATCCGAACGGGGGCGCGGCGGCCGCTGGTCGTGGGGGATCGGCTGGACACCGATATCGAGGGGGCGTCCAACGCGGGCGTCGGCAGCCTGCTGGTGCTGACCGGGGTGGCCACGGCCGTCGATGTGCTGACGGCCGCTCCGCGGCATCGGCCCACCTATGTCGGTGATGACCTGAGCGCCGTGCTCCTCCCGTATCCCGAGGTGCGGGACGGGGCCTGCGGAGGATGGCAGGCCCGGTGGCAGGACGGTGTTCTGCGCCTCGACGGTGACGGGAGCCGGATCGACGGGTTGCGGGCCGCCTGTGACGCGGCCTGGACCGCGGCCGGCGAGGGCCGGGTCGAGGAGGACGCCGTCAAGCCCGTGCTCGATCGGCTCGGTTGA
- a CDS encoding copper transporter, whose amino-acid sequence MIDFRYHLVSIVAIFLALAVGVVLGTTLLQEPAVRSAREVTAQLTKSKEELRTQLDALQSRETGNDTFIAAMTPSMVAGDLTGQRVLLVETPGSSTTMREAAQQVLTQAGAQISGRLALTEKLLDPKATGVLDGLVNQLKPANMTFPTTATSWDRAATLISAAFVTTDPAQAGTPNPATADVVSAFETGGLLSTEGDPLKRATLAVMFTPEKPYEGESAELQAGALVSMASGLDVAGKGTVLAGTAITTAVPGDAIGALRDDSEISKRVSSVDTADMPAGRVAIVYSLREQLSGRAGQYGIGKGNSAPLPAVPSATPSPTNQSGS is encoded by the coding sequence GTGATCGATTTCCGCTATCACCTCGTCTCCATCGTCGCGATTTTCCTGGCGCTCGCGGTGGGCGTCGTGCTGGGCACCACGCTGTTGCAGGAGCCCGCCGTCAGATCGGCGCGGGAGGTGACCGCCCAGCTCACCAAGTCGAAAGAGGAGCTGCGGACACAGCTCGACGCACTCCAGAGCCGCGAGACGGGCAACGACACGTTCATCGCCGCCATGACGCCGAGCATGGTGGCGGGCGACCTGACGGGCCAGCGGGTGCTCCTGGTCGAGACGCCCGGCTCCAGCACCACCATGCGCGAGGCCGCGCAGCAGGTGCTCACCCAGGCGGGCGCGCAGATCTCCGGGCGGCTCGCGCTGACGGAGAAGCTCCTCGACCCCAAGGCCACCGGCGTGCTCGACGGCCTGGTCAACCAGCTCAAGCCGGCCAACATGACGTTCCCCACTACGGCCACCTCCTGGGACAGAGCCGCCACGCTGATCTCGGCCGCTTTCGTCACCACAGACCCGGCGCAGGCGGGCACCCCCAATCCGGCCACCGCCGACGTCGTGAGCGCGTTCGAGACGGGCGGGCTGCTCTCCACCGAAGGCGACCCTCTCAAGCGGGCCACGCTCGCCGTCATGTTCACGCCGGAGAAACCGTACGAGGGAGAGAGCGCCGAGCTCCAGGCAGGCGCCCTCGTCTCCATGGCGAGCGGCCTCGACGTGGCCGGCAAGGGTACGGTGCTGGCCGGGACCGCCATCACCACCGCCGTCCCGGGCGACGCGATCGGAGCCCTGCGCGACGACAGCGAGATCTCCAAGCGCGTCAGTTCGGTCGACACCGCCGACATGCCCGCGGGGCGCGTCGCGATCGTCTACTCTCTCCGTGAGCAGCTGAGCGGCCGCGCCGGCCAGTACGGCATCGGCAAGGGCAACTCCGCACCGCTGCCGGCGGTGCCGAGCGCCACTCCGTCCCCCACAAACCAGTCAGGGAGCTGA
- a CDS encoding DUF1015 family protein, protein MGIPELPLPDGLVLRPFRGVRFAVEDPAKVTSPPYDLISDADVDALLDSHPNNVVRLILPRSPRGDSPAQDPTARRQTPPQHTPSAPAPTPPAAAPHRVASPPAEAAVASRYIEARDTLRAWLDSGVLVPDKAPALYVYEQSGPGVLQRGLIGDVGLADPGQRIILPHEDVVPGPIADRLALMSTTQANLEPIFLLYDGDQGTATRMVGEVASTRPPLVSAHTEDGLTHRLWAITNTSEIEAINADLHHRQALIADGHHRYATYRVLQRQEHATRHRAHPEPLPHPEEPSPSPTSTARQTPPPRTATPGGRPLAEGPDTGGSADPVGGSAPERPTPERPAREPATAEGAAAGGAGRDDSAPGHAGPAVGPWDFGLALLVDSTAYPPNLQAIHRVIPGLPLSEAAAKAKGAWRVRDFDDLAQGLAALEEAPEPAFLLAGGGGSHLLTDPDPMQLAHAMPPDHSERWNSLNTSVLTEFVLPKVWGMHDDEQTVRIVHHDTDAAVRLAIRTGGTAVLIKPLAVDDVLAVAAGGERVPRKSTSFGPKPRTGLVLRTFAID, encoded by the coding sequence ATGGGGATTCCTGAACTGCCGTTGCCGGATGGACTCGTGCTACGGCCCTTCCGAGGCGTACGTTTCGCTGTCGAAGATCCCGCCAAGGTGACCTCCCCACCGTACGACCTGATCTCCGATGCGGACGTGGACGCCCTCCTGGACTCCCATCCGAACAACGTCGTCCGTCTCATCCTTCCCCGCTCGCCCCGCGGCGACTCCCCGGCCCAGGACCCGACCGCCCGCCGGCAAACCCCGCCTCAGCACACCCCTTCCGCACCGGCCCCCACGCCACCGGCCGCCGCGCCCCATCGCGTCGCTTCCCCACCGGCCGAGGCGGCGGTCGCAAGCCGATACATCGAGGCCAGGGACACGCTGAGAGCGTGGCTGGACTCGGGCGTCCTGGTCCCGGACAAGGCGCCGGCGCTTTACGTGTACGAGCAGAGCGGGCCGGGTGTCCTGCAACGCGGCCTGATCGGCGATGTGGGCCTCGCCGACCCGGGGCAGCGCATCATCCTGCCCCACGAGGATGTCGTGCCGGGACCCATCGCCGACAGGCTCGCCCTCATGAGCACCACCCAGGCCAACCTCGAACCCATCTTCCTCCTCTATGACGGCGACCAGGGCACGGCCACCCGCATGGTGGGCGAGGTGGCCTCGACGCGGCCTCCCCTCGTGTCCGCGCACACGGAAGACGGGCTCACGCACCGTCTCTGGGCAATCACGAACACGTCCGAAATCGAGGCCATCAACGCCGACCTCCACCACCGCCAAGCTCTGATCGCCGACGGCCACCACCGGTACGCGACGTACCGCGTACTCCAACGCCAGGAGCACGCCACCCGCCACCGCGCGCACCCTGAGCCACTGCCCCACCCGGAAGAGCCATCCCCCAGCCCGACCTCCACCGCTCGGCAAACACCGCCACCGCGCACCGCCACACCCGGGGGTCGCCCTCTCGCTGAGGGACCCGACACTGGGGGAAGCGCCGATCCTGTCGGAGGGTCCGCCCCCGAGCGCCCCACACCGGAGCGCCCCGCACGCGAGCCCGCCACGGCGGAGGGCGCCGCTGCTGGGGGCGCCGGGAGGGACGATTCGGCTCCGGGGCACGCGGGGCCGGCCGTCGGGCCGTGGGACTTCGGGTTGGCCTTGCTCGTCGACTCCACCGCGTACCCGCCCAATCTCCAGGCCATCCACCGCGTGATCCCCGGGCTTCCCCTGTCCGAGGCCGCCGCCAAGGCGAAGGGCGCGTGGCGGGTCCGCGACTTCGACGACCTGGCGCAGGGCTTGGCGGCGCTCGAGGAGGCTCCGGAGCCGGCCTTTCTGCTCGCCGGCGGAGGCGGCTCCCACCTGCTCACCGACCCCGATCCGATGCAGCTCGCCCACGCCATGCCGCCCGACCACTCCGAGCGTTGGAACTCCCTCAACACCTCCGTCCTCACAGAGTTCGTGCTGCCCAAGGTGTGGGGCATGCACGACGACGAACAGACCGTACGGATCGTGCACCACGACACGGATGCCGCGGTGCGGCTGGCCATCCGTACCGGCGGCACCGCGGTGCTCATCAAGCCCCTGGCGGTCGACGACGTGCTGGCCGTCGCCGCCGGCGGCGAACGAGTGCCCCGCAAATCCACCTCCTTCGGCCCGAAGCCCAGAACCGGCCTGGTGCTCCGTACGTTCGCCATCGACTGA
- a CDS encoding SCP2 sterol-binding domain-containing protein: MRTMASVEECRTALTKLVAQFDEIDEEDRAKHVVERTVSCRVSDLDVIFYGRLHHGGLDPFTEQPPANGKPADVKLTIASSDLIALVDGELDLARALLGGRVKVDASFGDLLRLRKLI, from the coding sequence ATGCGCACCATGGCAAGCGTCGAGGAGTGCCGGACGGCACTGACCAAGCTCGTCGCCCAGTTCGACGAGATCGACGAGGAGGACCGCGCCAAACACGTGGTCGAGCGGACGGTCAGCTGCCGCGTCAGTGACCTTGACGTGATCTTCTACGGCCGCCTGCACCACGGAGGGCTCGACCCGTTCACGGAGCAGCCGCCTGCGAACGGCAAGCCCGCCGACGTCAAGCTCACGATCGCGAGCAGCGACCTGATCGCGCTGGTGGACGGGGAGCTGGACCTGGCCAGGGCGCTGCTCGGAGGGCGGGTGAAGGTCGACGCCAGCTTCGGCGACCTGCTGCGCCTGCGCAAACTGATCTGA
- the steA gene encoding putative cytokinetic ring protein SteA, protein MKVPGSKMPGLRGRKVDDLPGVTAVARIDRRTKRLTKRLQPGEIAIIDHVDVDRVSAEALVACGAAAVVNVASGISGRYPNLGPQILVEAGVPFVDNANQELFERVKDGDVIRVNDGVVYLDDDVVGKGEEQTAEAVEAAMAEARAGLAVQIEAFAVNTMEYVRGEGRLLIDGVGVPEIRTSMEGRHVLIVVRGYHYKEDIATLRPYIREYRPVLVGVDGGADALLEAGYLPDVIVGDFDSVSTKALTSGAELVVHAYRDGRAPGLERVHQLGREAVIFPATGTSEDIAMLLADDKGAELIVAVGTHGTLEEFLDKGRSGMASTFLTRLIIGSKLIDAKGVSRLYRSRISTPQLLLLVITALITMSVALFISPIGQTWLNGLQDAWNAFIFWLVGLFS, encoded by the coding sequence ATGAAGGTTCCGGGAAGCAAGATGCCGGGCCTCCGCGGCAGGAAGGTTGATGACCTTCCCGGTGTAACGGCAGTGGCGAGAATCGACCGGCGTACCAAGAGGCTGACAAAGCGCCTCCAGCCCGGTGAGATAGCGATTATCGACCACGTCGACGTTGACCGGGTCAGCGCGGAGGCACTCGTCGCGTGCGGTGCCGCGGCCGTGGTCAACGTCGCCAGCGGCATCAGCGGTCGCTATCCCAATCTGGGGCCACAGATCCTGGTCGAGGCGGGCGTGCCGTTCGTCGACAACGCCAACCAGGAGCTGTTCGAACGGGTCAAGGACGGCGACGTCATCCGCGTCAACGACGGCGTCGTCTATCTCGACGACGACGTCGTCGGCAAGGGCGAAGAGCAGACAGCCGAGGCCGTCGAGGCGGCCATGGCCGAGGCCCGAGCCGGGCTCGCCGTGCAGATCGAGGCTTTCGCCGTCAACACGATGGAGTACGTCCGCGGTGAGGGCAGGCTGCTCATCGACGGAGTCGGCGTGCCCGAGATCCGCACCTCCATGGAGGGCAGGCATGTCCTTATCGTGGTGCGCGGATATCACTACAAGGAAGACATCGCCACCCTTCGTCCCTACATCCGCGAATACCGTCCCGTCCTCGTCGGCGTCGACGGCGGGGCCGATGCGCTGCTGGAGGCCGGCTACCTGCCCGACGTGATCGTGGGCGACTTCGACTCGGTCTCCACCAAGGCCCTGACCTCCGGCGCCGAGCTCGTCGTGCACGCCTACCGCGACGGCAGGGCGCCCGGCCTGGAGCGCGTCCACCAGCTCGGCCGCGAGGCGGTGATCTTCCCCGCCACCGGCACCAGCGAGGACATCGCGATGCTCCTGGCCGACGACAAGGGCGCCGAGCTGATCGTCGCCGTCGGCACCCACGGCACGCTGGAGGAGTTCCTCGACAAGGGGCGCTCCGGCATGGCCAGCACCTTCCTCACCCGGCTGATCATCGGCAGCAAGCTCATCGACGCCAAGGGCGTGAGCAGGCTCTACCGCAGCCGCATCTCCACCCCGCAGCTGCTGCTGCTCGTGATCACGGCGTTGATCACGATGAGTGTCGCACTCTTCATCTCGCCGATCGGTCAGACCTGGCTGAACGGCCTGCAAGACGCCTGGAACGCATTCATCTTCTGGCTGGTCGGACTCTTCTCGTGA
- a CDS encoding tetratricopeptide repeat protein, which produces MTHDGNVHDDNSGAPRGNIYDWYQRGMKLLKEGSPAAAAALLERAAAAEPESRSILEGLARAQFNSRQYAEAAASFRQIVDANPAEDYAYFGLGLALWRTGDVEGAQEPLAIAVAMRPDERHYVSALKSVRATLRARREM; this is translated from the coding sequence ATGACCCACGATGGAAACGTTCACGACGACAACTCTGGCGCTCCTAGAGGAAATATTTACGATTGGTATCAGCGTGGGATGAAGTTGCTCAAGGAAGGCAGTCCGGCTGCCGCTGCCGCGTTGCTGGAGCGTGCCGCCGCGGCCGAACCGGAGTCGCGCAGCATCCTGGAGGGGTTGGCGCGGGCGCAGTTCAACTCACGGCAGTACGCGGAGGCAGCGGCCAGCTTCCGGCAGATCGTCGATGCCAATCCGGCTGAGGATTATGCCTACTTCGGGCTGGGGCTGGCGTTGTGGCGGACCGGGGATGTGGAGGGCGCCCAGGAGCCACTGGCGATCGCGGTGGCCATGCGTCCGGATGAGCGGCATTATGTTTCGGCCTTGAAGAGTGTTCGCGCTACCTTGCGGGCCCGCCGGGAAATGTAG
- a CDS encoding MBL fold metallo-hydrolase, with protein sequence MTAGRSGVPVDNITALGGDVYEIDTKMAGYTGITAGYLILGDRPCLVETGTSTSAPVVRDALASLGVGPEDLATVVVTHIHLDHAGGVGDIAKFFPSAQIVVHEKGARHLADPSRLMASARMVWGDKLDVLFGELSPTEAERIVALGDTGAIDLGNGRTLNSHYSPGHAKHHVGLVDSVTGDLYVGDAAGVYLPETGDLRPATPPPDFDLQTALDSIALFEALGPQRLLFSHYGPVDAVQETLERSAEELRVWVDLTKQARSEGMDLDHAVAMVRDRTKERYSPVQSDADAGMNEQLELLSGAPSNVAGILHWLDRVSP encoded by the coding sequence ATGACGGCTGGACGCTCGGGAGTTCCTGTGGACAACATCACCGCGCTGGGCGGCGACGTCTATGAAATCGACACCAAAATGGCGGGATACACAGGCATCACCGCCGGTTACCTGATTCTGGGTGATCGGCCGTGCCTGGTGGAGACGGGTACGTCGACGTCGGCACCCGTGGTCCGTGACGCACTCGCCTCGCTCGGCGTCGGACCGGAGGACCTGGCCACCGTCGTGGTGACCCACATCCACTTGGATCATGCGGGCGGGGTGGGCGACATCGCCAAGTTCTTCCCGTCCGCGCAGATCGTCGTACACGAGAAGGGCGCCCGCCATCTGGCTGATCCGTCACGGTTGATGGCCAGCGCGCGGATGGTGTGGGGTGACAAGCTCGACGTGCTTTTCGGCGAACTGTCCCCCACCGAGGCCGAACGCATCGTCGCCCTCGGCGACACCGGAGCCATCGACCTGGGCAACGGCCGTACGCTGAACAGCCACTACTCGCCCGGTCATGCGAAACATCACGTGGGCCTCGTCGACTCCGTCACCGGCGATCTGTACGTCGGCGACGCGGCCGGCGTCTACCTGCCCGAAACAGGCGATCTTCGCCCCGCGACCCCTCCGCCGGACTTCGACCTGCAGACCGCACTCGACTCGATCGCGCTGTTCGAGGCTCTTGGGCCGCAACGGCTGCTGTTCAGCCACTACGGGCCGGTCGACGCCGTACAGGAGACTCTCGAACGGTCCGCGGAGGAGCTCCGCGTCTGGGTGGATCTCACCAAGCAGGCGCGTTCTGAGGGGATGGACCTGGACCACGCCGTGGCCATGGTCAGGGACCGTACGAAGGAGCGTTACAGCCCGGTGCAGTCCGATGCGGACGCTGGGATGAACGAGCAGCTCGAGCTGCTGAGCGGTGCTCCCTCGAACGTCGCGGGAATCCTCCACTGGCTGGACCGCGTCTCACCGTAG
- a CDS encoding TlyA family RNA methyltransferase, whose amino-acid sequence MSRRIRLDSELVRRGLARSREQAGQLIEAGRVTVGGQQARKPATQVDTASAIVVAASEEGPDYVSRGAHKLLGALEAFESLRVEGRRCLDAGASTGGFTDVLLRRGAAHVLAVDVGYGQLAWSLRTDERVTVMERVNVRDLTPDLVGEPPTLVVGDLSFISLRLVLPALASVAAPRADFVMLVKPQFEVGKDRVGAGGVVRDPELRKGAVRDAAAKARELGLAVRGVTASPLPGPSGNVEYLLWLGKGEGEPPVADLEAEIERAVAEGPQ is encoded by the coding sequence GTGAGCCGCAGGATCCGCCTCGACAGCGAGCTGGTACGCCGCGGCCTGGCCAGGTCGCGCGAGCAGGCAGGCCAGCTCATCGAGGCCGGCCGGGTCACCGTCGGCGGCCAGCAGGCCCGCAAGCCCGCCACCCAGGTCGACACCGCATCCGCCATCGTCGTCGCGGCCTCGGAAGAGGGGCCCGACTATGTTTCGCGAGGAGCGCACAAACTGCTCGGCGCGCTGGAGGCGTTCGAGAGCCTGCGGGTGGAGGGCCGCCGCTGCCTCGACGCGGGCGCCTCCACGGGCGGCTTCACCGACGTGCTGCTGCGCCGCGGCGCAGCCCACGTGCTCGCCGTGGACGTCGGCTACGGCCAGCTGGCCTGGTCGCTGCGCACCGATGAGCGGGTGACGGTCATGGAGCGCGTCAACGTCCGCGACCTGACCCCGGACCTGGTCGGCGAGCCCCCCACGCTGGTCGTCGGCGATCTGTCGTTCATCTCGTTGAGGCTTGTGCTGCCCGCCCTGGCCTCGGTCGCCGCGCCGCGGGCCGACTTCGTGATGCTCGTCAAGCCGCAGTTCGAGGTGGGCAAGGACCGCGTGGGGGCAGGCGGCGTCGTACGCGATCCGGAGCTGCGCAAGGGCGCCGTTCGCGACGCCGCCGCCAAGGCCCGGGAGCTGGGGCTGGCCGTGCGCGGCGTGACCGCGAGCCCGCTGCCGGGACCATCGGGAAATGTCGAATATCTGCTCTGGCTGGGCAAGGGGGAGGGCGAGCCGCCGGTCGCCGACCTCGAGGCCGAGATCGAGCGTGCCGTCGCGGAAGGGCCGCAATGA
- a CDS encoding NAD kinase has product MKRTVLVAVHTGRDAAVESARLVINRLVDAGIAVRVLESEFGEIGCRGVEAVPADPGAVKDAEVMMVLGGDGTLLRAAELARPAGTPLLGVNLGHVGFLAEAEVADLSAAVDSVVAARYDVEERMTIDVLARLNGRVLADTWALNEVTVEKQERMLEVVAEIDGRPLSRWGCDGVICATPTGSTAYAFSAGGPVVWPEVEALLMVPISAHALFARPLVASPRSTLAVEILPDTPGGVLWCDGRRRFELPSGSRVEVRRGADPVRLARLHGVENTGAPFTDRLVAKFELPVQGWRGRVRP; this is encoded by the coding sequence ATGAAACGGACCGTGCTGGTCGCCGTACACACCGGGCGTGATGCCGCAGTCGAGAGCGCACGCCTGGTCATCAACCGGCTGGTCGACGCCGGGATCGCCGTACGGGTGCTGGAGTCGGAGTTCGGCGAGATCGGCTGCCGCGGAGTCGAGGCGGTGCCCGCGGACCCGGGCGCCGTCAAGGACGCCGAGGTCATGATGGTGCTCGGCGGCGACGGCACGCTGCTGCGCGCGGCCGAGCTCGCCAGGCCCGCCGGCACGCCGCTGCTGGGGGTCAATCTCGGACATGTCGGGTTCCTGGCTGAGGCTGAGGTCGCCGATCTGTCGGCCGCGGTCGACAGTGTCGTGGCGGCCCGCTACGACGTCGAGGAGCGCATGACGATCGACGTTCTCGCCCGGCTGAACGGCCGGGTGCTCGCCGACACGTGGGCGCTCAACGAGGTCACCGTCGAAAAGCAGGAGCGCATGCTCGAGGTGGTCGCCGAGATCGACGGCCGGCCGCTGTCTCGGTGGGGCTGCGACGGCGTGATCTGCGCCACTCCGACCGGCTCCACCGCCTATGCTTTCTCGGCGGGCGGACCTGTCGTATGGCCGGAGGTGGAGGCGCTGCTCATGGTGCCCATCAGCGCGCACGCGCTGTTCGCCAGGCCGCTGGTGGCCTCCCCGCGCTCCACGCTGGCCGTCGAGATCCTGCCCGACACGCCGGGGGGCGTCCTGTGGTGCGACGGCCGCCGCCGCTTCGAGCTGCCCTCCGGCTCGCGGGTGGAGGTGCGCAGGGGTGCCGATCCCGTACGCCTGGCCCGCCTGCACGGCGTGGAGAACACCGGCGCGCCGTTCACCGACAGGCTGGTCGCCAAGTTCGAGCTTCCTGTTCAGGGCTGGCGCGGAAGGGTGCGACCCTGA